A genomic window from Rattus norvegicus strain BN/NHsdMcwi chromosome 9, GRCr8, whole genome shotgun sequence includes:
- the LOC134480531 gene encoding uncharacterized protein LOC134480531 isoform X2: MFRQLLRLFRKESVDQGETAPGQKEADPLSSETGRRKSFWGRLGFGRKASSQNVISKQEECVKELEELKFEIQKCKFERDELYQILDLYIYDEWDHRLHVELPVLQSEHEMRMMAMQMMTNSISDAMERYKELIQVNSSYRIRHSQLLLEQAQLKNNIQILLNEKRELLVEQTELPASSVEAKRLCEEAGMNICDPSAKQQQV; this comes from the exons atgtttcgccagctgctcaggctatttcggaaggaaagtgttgatcaaggagagaccgcaccaggtcagaaggaagctgaccccctctctagtgaaacaggaaggaggaaatcattctggggaaggcttg gttttggtaggaaggcatcatcccaaaatgtcatcagtaagcaagaggagtgtgtaaaggaactggaggaactcaaatttgaaatccagaagtgtaaattcgagagggatgaactttatcaaatcctggatctttatatctatgatgagtgggaccacag gctgcacgtcgaattgccagtccttcaatccgaacatgagatgagaatgatggctatgcaaatgatgaccaactcaataagtgatgccatggagaggtacaaggagctcatacaagtgaacagttcctaccg catcaggcactcccagctcctgcttgaacaagctcaattgaagaacaatatacagattttgctgaatgagaagagagaactgctggtggagcagactgaactcccagcatcctctgtggaggcaaagaggctctgtgaagaggccggaatgaacatctgtgaccccagtgccaagcaacagcag gtctga
- the LOC134480531 gene encoding uncharacterized protein LOC134480531 isoform X1 — MFRQLLRLFRKESVDQGETAPGQKEADPLSSETGRRKSFWGRLGFGRKASSQNVISKQEECVKELEELKFEIQKCKFERDELYQILDLYIYDEWDHRLHVELPVLQSEHEMRMMAMQMMTNSISDAMERYKELIQVNSSYRIRHSQLLLEQAQLKNNIQILLNEKRELLVEQTELPASSVEAKRLCEEAGMNICDPSAKQQQVGLGLRVRLSSCLTITIDKPM, encoded by the exons atgtttcgccagctgctcaggctatttcggaaggaaagtgttgatcaaggagagaccgcaccaggtcagaaggaagctgaccccctctctagtgaaacaggaaggaggaaatcattctggggaaggcttg gttttggtaggaaggcatcatcccaaaatgtcatcagtaagcaagaggagtgtgtaaaggaactggaggaactcaaatttgaaatccagaagtgtaaattcgagagggatgaactttatcaaatcctggatctttatatctatgatgagtgggaccacag gctgcacgtcgaattgccagtccttcaatccgaacatgagatgagaatgatggctatgcaaatgatgaccaactcaataagtgatgccatggagaggtacaaggagctcatacaagtgaacagttcctaccg catcaggcactcccagctcctgcttgaacaagctcaattgaagaacaatatacagattttgctgaatgagaagagagaactgctggtggagcagactgaactcccagcatcctctgtggaggcaaagaggctctgtgaagaggccggaatgaacatctgtgaccccagtgccaagcaacagcaggtagggttaggcctcagggtcaggttgtcctcatgtcttaccataaccatagacaaaccaatgtaa